In Aspergillus nidulans FGSC A4 chromosome II, the genomic stretch ACATAACCACCAGATATGGAGCTGTATCACGATATGAGATGCCCCCGCACAGCCTCTCAGAGTCGGTTCGCATCAGCGGCGTCCTCCGACATCGCTATCGCTGCCTCTACGTTTGCGGCTGCCGGTTAGGGCATATAAAGCGCTATCTTGCCTCCCGTGCCCTACATCCCAGTAATACCACTCCCAGTCCCGAGTCAGCGCAATGCCTCGCCTTCTCCCCGTTCTCCTTGCCGCCGCTTCTCTACAAGTCGCCCGGGTCGGCGCTACGCCGCCCGGTATTCCATCGACCTCGGTCGCAGAGACTCAGCTTGAGGCTCTGACCGTCAAGGAAGCCGGCGCAAGCTCAGACTACGATCGGGATCTGTTCCCGCATTGGATCAGTCAGGGAGAGTACGTCGACCTTCTGCCCATCCCGCGACGGGCGTTGATGGTGATCAGGGCTAACTTGCTTGTCCAGCTCATGCAACACGCGCGACCGTGTCCTCATCCGTGACGGCACCAACGTCGAGACCGGCTCTGGCTGCTCCATCACTGGTAGCTGGACTTCTCCGTACGATGGGGAGACGTGGACGGCCACTAGCGATGTCGATATTGACCACGTTGTGCCACTGTCGAACGCATGGAATGTATGTACCCATCAAGCGAACACCAACGGCAATAGCGCCCTAGAATGCTAGGAATGCTAGATGCTAGGGAGCCAGGAATGCAGGCATTTTTCGCTAACAGTACGCATCGCAGTCTGGAGCAAGTGAATGGACGACCGACGAGCGCGAGGCCTTTGCCAACGACTTGAGCATTCCGCAGCTGCTCGCCGTGACAGACAGTGTCAATCAGCAGAAGAGCGATTCTGGGCCCGAGGAGTGGCTGCCTCCACTCGGTACTTGATCCTTGCAATCCCTGTCTATCAGTTTTTGACAAGTAACTGACATGTTCATGCAGAGTCCTACCACTGTACATACGGCAAGATGTGGACGAACGTCAAGTACACATATGGACTGAGCGTGACCTCGGCCGAGAAGAGTGCGTTGGAGGATCTGCTTGCGAAATGCTAGGTCGTTGCATAAGAACCGATGAATGCAGTTGAATGTCTTGATTAAGAATGGGAGTTCCTTGTCCGTTGGTCCCAGTAAGCAGTTCTCTATTTCAAGCATATATGGCAAACCATATCGGCTATATGTACTGTAGGGTATAATAGAATATATGGCCGGTATTGGGATTGCAATTGTTAGACAGCCCGAAGCGATTCCAAGGTGGTTTGCGAACCGATATGAAAGTTTTTGACCCATTCTCAGTGGTGAAGTGCAATCTAGGATTTGTCCACCATCCTCGGTGATCGGTTCGCAGACAAGTTCCTATACAAGATAATATCTCTTTAACCGACTGGATGCGGGGTCTATAACCTCGGGCCATGTCCGGTCCCAGTCTTTCCCActcacctccacctccattCCCCGCATTTTCCCCAGATCTATCTCGTTTAAATATAGTGACGGCTCTGGCACTGCGGCCCAAGATCTCAGAATTGACAGTTAATCGACCTTAACAGTTTGACATAGACAGGATGATCTTCAAATCCACCAGACCGCACATCGACAGTGCGTCCCCTTCTTAGTCTATAATGGTCATATATTCAAAGTTTTGACTAACAATCTACGCTCCAGTCCCAACAAACCTCCCAATTTGGCCCTGGCTCTTCGACTCAGAGTACTCGCCTCTCCGGCAGAGCAATGCGAACAACCTAGGTTCCTTCGTCAACGCCATCACCAAAGAGTCAATCCGCTACGATGCCCTGGCAGACCTCACGACCCACGTCTCGACAGCCCTAGTCAAGGACTACGGCCTGAAACCCGGCGACACAGTCGCGCTCTTCAGTCCCAATACGATCTGGTACCCAGTTGCTATGCTCGCCGTTGTACGGGCCGGTATGCTCccttttttctccttttttttcttttcgagtggaaagaagggagaagTGCTGATTGAATGCGCGGATAGGAGGAGTGATTTCTGGCGCATCGCCGGCCTACAACATCGAAGAGATGAGCTACGCGCTCAAGACCGCAAACGCCAAGTATCTGATGACGGTCCCGTCGTCGATGGATGTTGCGATTCCCGCGGCGCAGAGCGCAGGGATCCCCGCTGAACGGATCTTTCTGCTGGAGGGCATGAAGGAGGGGTATGTTTCTGTGCAGACGCTGGTGAAGAGGGGGGAGAGATAAGGGAAATCTGGTCAAGCCGCGCCGTATCGCATCCCGGAGGGCAAGACGAATCGCGATGTCTGTGGATTTTTGAGCTTCAGCTCGGGGACGACAGGGTTGCCGAAGGCTGTAAGTTAGACACCTCATCTCTGCTTTGGGCAATGGCGAGCAGACGGAACATGGTGCTGACATTGGCAGGTTATGATTGCTCATCACAATGTCATCGCGCAGTGCATGCAGATTATCCAGCTTACGCACGAGGACACGAGGAAGTCACTTGCTGTTTTGCCTCTTTTCCACAGTGCGTTGGCCCTATCAATATAAGTACCCTAGCGATTACACACTAACATGATCCACAGTAACTGGCCTCGTCCATCAAATGCACCTCCCTATCATCCGCAACAGCACAGTGTACATGCTCCCCTCCTTCACTATGAAATCGATGCTTGACACGATCGTCGAATACCGCATCGAAGAGATCCTCTCTGTTCCTCCAATTATAATCCGTCTCCTGCAAGACCCCATCGTATCGAACTACGACCTCTCGCATGTAAAGCGCTTCTCGTCGGGCGCGGCCCCGATCTCCGGCGAGATCCTGCAGAAACTACACGCCCGCTTCCCCTGGACTGGGTTTAAGCAAGGGTACGGTATGACCGAGTCGTGCAGCTGCATTACGGCGCATCCGCCGGAGAAACAGTCGTATGAGTATGCGCAGCGCGGTGGGATGATTGTTGCGAATACGGAGGTGAAGATTATTCATACCGAGACTGGCAAAGAGGTTGGccctgaagaggagggagaaaTCCTTGCGCGCGGACCGCAGATCGTCATGGGATACCTAAATAATGAGAAGGCTACGCGGGAGACGTTTGATGAGGACGGGTGGTTGCACACCGGGGATGTGGGATACATGGATCGCGAGGGGTTCATCGTGATCACCGATCGAATCAAGGAGATGATCAAGGTTAAGGGAATTGCGGTCTCACcggctgagattgaagatctgCTCCTGGGTCATCCAGACGTTGAGGACGTGGGCGTTACTTCGGTAGCGGATGACTATGCGGGAGAGAGGCCGAAGGCGTATGTTGTGCTCAAGGGAGACGCTAAGAGGCGACTGGGAAGTGAAGAGGGTGTACAGGCTGTTGGGAAACAGCTGATTGAATATgtcaaggcgaagaaggtgcGCCATAAGTGgattgtcgaggtcgagttCCTGGAAGAGGTTCCAAAGAGCGCCAGTGGTAAGATTCTGAGGAGGGTGCTGCGCGACCGAGAGAGGAGTAAGGATAAGGGCAagaacaaggctgagaagaggCTGGTTGTGAGGGACGAGAAGGTGAGAGCGAGGCTGTAGATATCTCTTAGACATAGATGTAGTCAGGTAGTTAGCGAACTAGGGTTTGGCTTTAACCACCAAGAATCTCCATCGTTCAAGTCTTATTTCTGTTTTCTAATTGCCCTTCCAGTTCTCATTATTGGGCTTCGAGTAATAGTCCATTCATTGGACAGGAACCGCTCCAGCTCACTCGCACATAAAACCTTGACTTGGACTATGGACATATACTCCGAAGGTCACGCAATGTCTCTCTCACCTAGCTGACTCCCATTCTATCATCCCATCAGCCGTATTCACTCAGGAACTCATATAATGGACTGCACCAAGCACATAACAGCCCGCAAAGTCCTCTTTCGCGGCGGCGAGTCAGCCTCCCCTTTTCCCTATCATCAAGTCAAGCCTGTGCTCACCGGTTGAAGCAGATCATGGCCCGGCACCTGGCACACCCGCACAAGCAAAAGCGCAACTCCTCCTCTTAAAACAAATAGTGACATTACCACTTATGGCACCGGTGGCCTCACCTACGCCTCCATGGAACACCATCCCTACGCCGAGACGACCGAGTTCTACGGCTGGCTCGACCAGAGCTCGCTCCATCCAGACACCAACGCCACCAAAAACATGAACCTCAAGTCCCTCTCCAATTACGCATTCATAGAGTCCTCGCTCGACAACGACAACTTCGTCCAATCCTGGGACCTGAGCGGCTACGACGCTATCGAGCTCGTGCTGGGCAAATCAGACGGGAAGACATATACGCTCGCACTAAAAGACGACAGGTTCTTCCTCTCGTGGGAGGCACAATTTCGCTGCATCAATGAAAAGGGCCTCATGACGGCCACGAGGAAAGTCCTCCGGTTCAGGGACCTGGTGCCACAGCGTCGGCGGACAAGCACGTTTATGAGCGCGCATCCGAGGGAGCTGGATCTGCAGAAAGTGAGAAGGTTCAGGATTGGGATTTATAGGTAactcctttctctctctgACTCATGTATGGTTTCCGTCAGACTCTATACTCATCAGGCAGCAGTGGCAGGTCCGGCTCTTTGCAAGAAGGACCCTTCTCGCTGAGCATATACGCGGTTAATGCGGTGAAGCTGGATTGTTCGTGTCCATGTCCGCTCGTTCATGACACCGTACCCGGAAAGGGTCAAGGGTTGGAATTTGAGATGTCACGACTGAAGAACAGGGTTGCGGCGTTTATTTCGTAtttggcgatgaagatgacaaaaCCAAACCCAAAACGAAAACTAAAGCAAAAGTGAGCCTACAAATCGCGGTTACGTGCAGTTTAGGTCGGTGACTGTTCCCAGCTCGGTTTTGGCAGGTAGGGTTGCCTAGTAGCTCATGCATCAGTTCATATTACATCACCGCCTAAATACAGAATTAGGGCTAGCCAGCTAGTCGAGACAGCCGCACATCCACGCAGTCTTAAACTGGTCGCTCCTAACTCCTAGCATCGAGCGTTAGCCTACTAGCGCCAGTATCAGTACCAGTAGCTAATACATGATCCATAGGCACGTGAGGCTAGTGGCGAAACTCCGTAGAAAGTACTGTATATAACAGCCCGGCAGGAGCTAGGTCATACGTAACCGGTTAAAGACACTTTACGTAGCCGAAATCATCGCTGCTTTCTCCCAGGATTCGGAGGCCACTAGCCAGCCATTGAGTCTTGACTATTGACGCAAGCATGGCATTGTACCTTGACCCATAGTGTGACCCACCAAGCATACCATGGACGACGGCCGTTGTGGCTTCGACCTTGAAGCTCAGGCACCAGGAGTTGTTACTGACAAACGACAGCCCGAAGAATTCAGTCTGATCAGATTTTATCTATGCTACTAGAGCTGACCCGAGTCGAGGAACTTCGCGGCTTAATAAACGATGTGGCAAAAGAGCTACACCCGATACCCAAGTCCAGCCAGTTTACGCCTGACGATTGATTCTAGCTTGATGATTTTGACAATTCTTGATAAGAAAAAACTGGAGTACAAGTATAAAACTGGAGACGAGCGAAAGTAACCGCCAGCGGCTATCACCGGCTTTTCTCGGTGTACGCCATAGTGCCGAGGCTCACCAGCCACATCTCCGAGCGGAACCGAGCATGCTCTACAATACTGTATGCTCATTGGCCAATTCCCAGATATCAACTGTGGCTTGACACCAGATGTTAAAATTAGGGCATTGATGTCAACGTGCCCGTGCGGAAAAGTATGGAGCCTGGTTTGCTAGAGATTATATGAAACCTGCGCCGCCGACGGGTCCTCGCCTGAAATACTGTGGCCCTGTGGGCTTTCCGCCCCCGAGACGGCAAAAACCGATGATAGTACGATGGGACTCGGGAGGCCGAGAGAATCGGGGAGAAAATTTGCAATCGCACACCAGGATGGGCCTGGAGTCTAGAAGGGAGGTCGTCAATGGGGGTATATAGGGAGGCTGCTGTCGCCTGTTTTCTCGCAGAGAAAATAACGGCTATCAAACCAACGCAATTGTCCATCTGGCCAGACCGCAACCGGACGGCTGATATCAGTATGGATCGCCATTGCCATGCAACGCATATAGATGACAAAGACTTCCACACAACAAGCACCGATATCGATGCCTATCCATCTTATTCACCCACTAGCACGAGTGCCAGTGCCAACAGCGACACCGAAACCCTCGACCAACCTGACTCTCTCGAACTTTCCCGGATCGAAACACACCGACTGCAACAAAAGACCACTGTTGGGTCAACGCGTGGGCTTCAACCGCGCGAGACATGGCTGCCCATGGGCGCGGGCAAGGAGTATCCGCCGCTCCTGCCGGATCCTGAGGACTTTGTGGTCGAGTTTGACGGCGCAGGGGATCCTTTGCATCCGTATAACTGGCCTTTAATGAGGAGGTATGTTTCAGTATGGCTGGGGCTTGGTCAGGTCTAGGTCGCTAATGGCTGGTCAGGATATTCCTCGTTTGCATCCTCTCGTATAGTACATTCGCGACATCCTTCACGAGCGCCGTGTTCTCAGCGGGTATATCTGCCGTGACAGAAGAGTTCCACGTCGGGACGGAAGTCGGCTCGCTCGGAGTGACTTTATACGTCCTCGGTTTCGCTGCCGGTCCGATTGCCTGGGCGCCCATGTCCGAGCTGGTCGGCCGACGGTTACCGATCTGTCTAGGGGTATTCGGATGCGGGATATTCACGATAGCAGGCGGAACAGCAAAAGATATCCAGACGGTTATGCTAACGCGGTTCTTCGCTGGACTGTTCGCGGCAAGTCCCGTGTCCGTTGTGCCCGCTGTCTTTGCAGATCTGTTTTCCACGGCCCAGCGGGGGATCGTCATGTCTGTATTCTGTATGGCAGTGTTCATCGGGCCTTTTGCGGCGCCCTTTGTAGGCGGTTTCATCGCCATGGCGCtaggctggcgctggatccATTATATCTCGGCAATCATGGTCTTCCTGGGCTTTGTGCTGGCGCTTTGTTTCCTCGACGAGACGTATGCGCCTGTTATACTGGTGCACAAGGCCGCGGTCTTGCGGCGGCAGACGCATAATTGGGGGATTCATGCGAAGCAAGatgaggtggaggtggagttCATCGAGCTTGTGAGGAACAACTTCACGCGGCCGCTGAAGATGCTCATCACCGAGCCGATTCTGCTTTTAGTCTCGCTGTATATCTCTTTTGTGTACGGGCTTATGTATGCACTGCTCGGCGCGTACCCTGTTGTTTTTCAGCAGGTGTACGGGATGAACATTGGTGTCGGTGGACTGGCATTCATCGGCCTGATCATCGGCGAACTGGTTGGCGGCGCATACGTACTCACCCTGCAAGGCTCGTACAGACGCAAGCTCGAAGCGAACCACGGCCAGCCCGTACCGGAATGGCGTCTCACTCCGGCCATTGTCGGGTCCGTCGCGTTCTCGGCCGGCCTGTTCTGGTTCGGCTGGTGCGGGTACAGGGACGATGTTCACTGGATGGCGCCAGTTGCATCAGGGGTGCTCACTGGTCTCGGCATTTTCTGTATTTTCTTGCAGTGCTTCAACTATATCGTTGACTGCTATCCTACGTTGTAAGTCCGTCGCCGTCTCCTGCCCATTCTTCTCTGGACTAACCATAACAGCGCTGCGTCGACAATCGCTGCGAATACGATCCTGCGCTCTGCGTTGGGATGTGCGTTTCCGTTGTTTTCAAggcagatgatggagaacCTCGGCGTTCAGTGGGCTGGCACCTTGCTAGGATGTATCGCTGCTGCCATGATTCCGATCCCGGTGCTGTTTCGTATGTACGGGCCGTGGCTGAGACAGAAGAGCAAGCTGGCTTGCGCTTCGGTGTATAGCCCTCAGAAGAAGGGAGATGTCTAAAAATCGCATTGAGAGGCGTTGGCCGGGCTGGTTTTGGCGGCTCATAGAATCTGTGTATATGAACGACCATGTGTCATGACTTATGAACTTTGTATATACATCATTAGCGTGTTACTCAATATTAGACACTCATTATATGCATATTCACCGTTGAAGCCCTAGCTTAGGCGCTCAGGATTGAGCCTCCCGGTGTATGCGGGCACACATCAGGTGGAAATTTCAGAAAGAAAATATCGAGTGATTTGCAAGATCAGTTGTGTTCATTGTATTCCACTTTACTACCATACAACTATAGACCAGGATCGATCATTGAGTGCTCGCAGCCGTACGCAGTCTCACTGCGTATATGTAGGAGCTCCATCCTCAGCACGCTCTTCATCTTTCCTAAACCGAGCAATGTTCGATTTGAATACTGCGAGCCGTCAGCATTATTGTATACCTGCACTATGAAATACGTaccatcttccatctcctccaaggACTTGCCAGTCGTCTCCCTGATGAACAGAAAGACGTAGACCACGATTGCCCAGTTGAAGATACAGAACATCAGGAACGTCCGCCAGCCCATGTTATTCACGGCATGCGGTGTCGCCTGCGAGAACACAAAGTTGAACAACCACTGCGTAGCTGTTCCAACGGCAATACCGATCTCCCGAATTCGCGTTGGGAAGATCTCGCTCATGTAAAGCCATGGTACGGGGCCCTAGTCGAATTGTTAGCTTGCTGTGCTGGCGGTCCAGTACGGACTGGCTCTGGCTGTTAGCATACCCAGGACATGTTATACGAGGCCGCCTCCAGATAGATCATCGCAATCGATGCAGCGGTAGGAGACGATATTTCAGTAGCGGTTGAATCTGGCGTGAACACCTTCGCGAGGATCGCGACGATAAGCATGAGTGCTCCCATCATGAAGGCGCCAAGGGCTAGAGACCATTTACGGCCAATCCGTTCAACTAGGAAAAGGACGAAGGTCCCGCATGCTACAACTTTGACAACACCGAAGAACCCTGTGATCAGGAGCGTGTCGTTCTCGCTCGTTCCAACGGCACCGAAGATCTGAGGCGCATCTGCTACGGTCAGTCCAGGACGCAGACATGTTTTAGATGAGCAAGCGTACAGTATGCCAGCGAGGTGTTTCCAGTGCATTGCGCGGCTGCAGTTGTCAGCATAGACCCAATTGAGAGTCGCTATCTAACAAGGAGACGTACCGATCTGGATGCTTATCGCGATGAAAATCCTGAACCGGTTGGCTGGAAGATTCAGCTCTTTCCAGGTGACGCCCTCAGTTGCAGCCACTTCGGCGCTGATGCCGTCTAGGATCTCTGCCATTTCAGTGCGGACTTCCTCTGTGTCTTCTCCTCCACGGACCCAGATCAGGGATTGCAGCGCCTCATCATGTCGACCGACACTGGCGAGCCATCGCACACTCTCCTTGAGAAACAGCATGCCGAGGCCCAGGATCCCCGCCGGCACGAGTTGCAGTCCGATAGGGATCTGCCACTGGCGATCAGAGGATGCGACGTATTTTTCGACGGCGTAGTCGATCCAGTACGAGGTCATGACGCCGAGCgtgaagaagaactggaacAGACTGCCCAACTGTCCTCGGATCTCTTTAGGGCTCATTTCCGCGCTGTCCACGACGGGATGTCAGCTTAGTTCAAGATCAATATAAGGCAGCAGAGGATTACCTGTACATGGGCACCATCACGGTGGCCATGCCGACACCGACACCGCTGATCACACGAGCAGCATAAAACGCGCCAATCGAGTGCGTTGGAGCCACCTGGATGATCCCGCCGATACAGAAGATCAAAGAGGCGAGCGCGATCGACCATCGGCGACCAAACTTTTTGGTGAACGGCCAGGCGaaaaagcaggaaaagaaagctAGATCGAGGACACAAGGTCAGCAAGCTGCCAGAACTGCCTGGGAGTCGAGACAAGGACATGCCTCCGGCCTGCAGAAGACTGGTAGAGTTTGAAGCGATATCTGCCCGCTCTGCCTCTGAGTATCGAAACGACTGCTTGAACGAGTCCAGAGTAAGGATTCCGCCAATAATGCCCGTATCGTACGCGAACAGGAAGGATCCAACGCAGCAGACCGATACTAAGAACGTCGCCCGTAGGCGACCGAGCAGTTTACCCATAACGACGGACGAAACAGCAGATCAGTCTGAGTACGCTAGTCGCTGGTATCGACAGTATTAGAAGTATCGACAGGACGACAAGGAGAAAGGGTAATCTGCGACTGATCGGCCGGCCGTGCACTCTTTTTATGCTGGCTGATGCGGGGAAGCTCTACAGCTCTCATGACCAGACACGTCCAAGCAACCAGCGGGCACGAGAACATGGTATGGTGGAATGGCGGCATGGCGCCGGGTGTTGACGATATAAAGCCACGTTATTGCTTAGTTTGAGGAACTCATACTGTGATTCGAGGGTGGTCGATAACATCATCGCGGCTCGGCATAGCACCATCTGTATCGAGTCCGGGGAAGAGTACCGAGAGACAAGTGGAGATGCCAGGAATAGTCCAGCAATCTGAGGCAATCAGATAGCGTACATGTCTCCATGACGAGGAATAGATCGAAGTGTACCAAAACGTCAACAATATTAATGGTTGGCACTGCTGAGGATGACACGGTTTTGTAATCTAGCGTCCTTATACTTACGACTGCCCTCTAACCTATTGTTCTTGCTCTCCCCTACTCCATATCATCGCTCCTCCCATTGCCCATTATCGTTTTACTAGATATAGCTAGGCTTGGGACTACTTTAGGTGGTCTGAGATCCAGTTGCAGAGTCTCCAGTCTCGTGGAACTAGGTAAAGGCAGGATTATGAGGATCACGATCTCTGAAATCACCAGGATCGATTCGCAGCGAGGCCTAGGTGGTAAACCTAAGTCGGATCTACCAAAATCATCTATAGTCCTGTTCTGTGCGGACCTAGCTGGTTGGCATGGTAGGGGCACGGTGGTGTTGCAGCCAGGTTCGATATCAGCATTTTGTCGTACATTGTACGTGTAAGTGGGCGAGACTAGAGTGAACCAACGATATTTCAGATTGACCATCACTATTGATATGAAAGAGGTGATGGTACCGTCCTAGCTTCGTGAAGCCGTTTTAGGATGCTGTCATGTTGGGCCATTTCAGGGGCAAAGAGGGGCAACAACTCAAATCCCAGCGCATCTTAGCTCAGACAAATCATGCAGCACAATGGAGGGGATAAGTGGATAGGATCAGCAAATGGTCCGGGCAGAGAGACGGCAGAGCCATGCTTGTCCGACATGATTGGTGCGCTCAGGCGCTATTTCAATCTCTTGCTGGCTCATTTATTGCTTTTTCATCCCTCTCTCAGCCTGGTCGAACCGCCACATTCTGTTTATGACTACTGGCACCATCCAATCCTCGAGAGCCTCGGAAATCCTGAGGAACCGGCAAAGTTCTGTTGAGATTTTAGTTGCGCATGAAAGTCAGCGCAAGAGCAACTAGCAGCGCTGATCACCGATGCAAGGAGATGCCACCCCATTCTACTGAGTCGGAGATCCAAAGGTTGTACCATGTTATTCATAAAGATATGCGAAATCAGGCTGAGCAATTATGATAGGTATTTTAGCAAATAAGAATATCAAACAAGAGGGTCACACGAAGATGTCTCTTCAGGTTGCTGCAGATAGTGGAGATCTAGAGACCGTGAAGTTGCTTCTGGACCATGGAGCAGATGCCAACATCCAGGCTGGTGAACATGGAACtgctctccaggctgctgcaCACCAGGGATATCAAGATATTATAAAGTTGCTTCTGGACCATGGAGCAGATGCCAACATTCAGGGTGGCAATTATGGAACAGCTCTACAGGCTGCTGCCTTTAGTGGAGATCAAGCGATTGTGAAGTTGCTTCTTGACAGCGGAGCAGATATCAATAGCCAGGGTGGCTATTATGGAaatgctctccaggctgctgcaTATAAAGGACACCAGGAGAtcgtgaagctgcttctagACCAAGGAGCTgaaatcaatatccaggGTGGCCATTATGGAACCGCTCTCCAAGCTGCTGCATACCAGGAACATCAAGATATTGtggagctgcttctggaccATGGAGCAGATGTCAACATTCAGGGTGGCAATTATGGAACAGCTCTACAGGCTGCTTCTTTTAGTGGAGATCCAGCAATTATGAAGCTGCTTCTAGACCGGGGAGCTgaaatcaatatccaggGTGGCCATTATGGGACTGCCCtccaggctgcggctgcttcctTTATAGGACACCAGGAGattgtgaagctgcttctagACCAAGGAGCTGAAATCAATAGCCAGGGGGGTTATTATGGAACCGccctccaggctgctgcaTATAAAGGATACGAGGAGAtcgtgaagctgcttcttgaCCAGGGAGCTGAAATCAATAGCCAAGGCGGCTATTATGGAACtgctctccaggcttctGCCTTTAGTGGAGATCAAGCGattgtgaagctgcttctggaccATGGAGCagatatcaacatccagGGTGGCAATTATGGAACAGCTCTACAGGCTGCTTCCTTTAGTGGAGATCAAACAattgtgaagctgcttctagACCGACGAGCGGAAATCAATAGCCAGGGTGGCTATTATGGAAATGCTCttcaggctgcggctgcttcaTTTATAGGACACCAGGAGATTGTGAAGCTACTTCTAGACCGGGGAGCTGAAATCAATAGCCGAGGGGGCTATTATGGAACCGCCCTCCAGGCTGCG encodes the following:
- a CDS encoding sugar porter family MFS transporter (transcript_id=CADANIAT00004112) yields the protein METSFFSCFFAWPFTKKFGRRWSIALASLIFCIGGIIQVAPTHSIGAFYAARVISGVGVGMATVMVPMYSAEMSPKEIRGQLGSLFQFFFTLGVMTSYWIDYAVEKYVASSDRQWQIPIGLQLVPAGILGLGMLFLKESVRWLASVGRHDEALQSLIWVRGGEDTEEVRTEMAEILDGISAEVAATEGVTWKELNLPANRFRIFIAISIQIAAQCTGNTSLAYYAPQIFGAVGTSENDTLLITGFFGVVKVVACGTFVLFLVERIGRKWSLALGAFMMGALMLIVAILAKVFTPDSTATEISSPTAASIAMIYLEAASYNMSWGPVPWLYMSEIFPTRIREIGIAVGTATQWLFNFVFSQATPHAVNNMGWRTFLMFCIFNWAIVVYVFLFIRETTGKSLEEMEDVFKSNIARFRKDEERAEDGAPTYTQ
- a CDS encoding uncharacterized protein (transcript_id=CADANIAT00004110); translated protein: MEHHPYAETTEFYGWLDQSSLHPDTNATKNMNLKSLSNYAFIESSLDNDNFVQSWDLSGYDAIELVLGKSDGKTYTLALKDDRFFLSWEAQFRCINEKGLMTATRKVLRFRDLVPQRRRTSTFMSAHPRELDLQKTLYSSGSSGRSGSLQEGPFSLSIYAVNAVKLDCSCPCPLVHDTVPGKGQGLEFEMSRLKNRVAAFISYLAMKMTKPNPKRKLKQK
- a CDS encoding acyl--CoA ligase (transcript_id=CADANIAT00004109), whose amino-acid sequence is MIFKSTRPHIDIPTNLPIWPWLFDSEYSPLRQSNANNLGSFVNAITKESIRYDALADLTTHVSTALVKDYGLKPGDTVALFSPNTIWYPVAMLAVVRAGGVISGASPAYNIEEMSYALKTANAKYLMTVPSSMDVAIPAAQSAGIPAERIFLLEGMKEGFSSGTTGLPKAVMIAHHNVIAQCMQIIQLTHEDTRKSLAVLPLFHITGLVHQMHLPIIRNSTVYMLPSFTMKSMLDTIVEYRIEEILSVPPIIIRLLQDPIVSNYDLSHVKRFSSGAAPISGEILQKLHARFPWTGFKQGYGMTESCSCITAHPPEKQSYEYAQRGGMIVANTEVKIIHTETGKEVGPEEEGEILARGPQIVMGYLNNEKATRETFDEDGWLHTGDVGYMDREGFIVITDRIKEMIKVKGIAVSPAEIEDLLLGHPDVEDVGVTSVADDYAGERPKAYVVLKGDAKRRLGSEEGVQAVGKQLIEYVKAKKVRHKWIVEVEFLEEVPKSASGKILRRVLRDRERSKDKGKNKAEKRLVVRDEKVRARL
- a CDS encoding HNH endonuclease family protein (transcript_id=CADANIAT00004108), with amino-acid sequence MPRLLPVLLAAASLQVARVGATPPGIPSTSVAETQLEALTVKEAGASSDYDRDLFPHWISQGDSCNTRDRVLIRDGTNVETGSGCSITGSWTSPYDGETWTATSDVDIDHVVPLSNAWNSGASEWTTDEREAFANDLSIPQLLAVTDSVNQQKSDSGPEEWLPPLESYHCTYGKMWTNVKYTYGLSVTSAEKSALEDLLAKC
- a CDS encoding MFS transporter (transcript_id=CADANIAT00004111); the encoded protein is MDRHCHATHIDDKDFHTTSTDIDAYPSYSPTSTSASANSDTETLDQPDSLELSRIETHRLQQKTTVGSTRGLQPRETWLPMGAGKEYPPLLPDPEDFVVEFDGAGDPLHPYNWPLMRSTFATSFTSAVFSAGISAVTEEFHVGTEVGSLGVTLYVLGFAAGPIAWAPMSELVGRRLPICLGVFGCGIFTIAGGTAKDIQTVMLTRFFAGLFAASPVSVVPAVFADLFSTAQRGIVMSVFCMAVFIGPFAAPFVGGFIAMALGWRWIHYISAIMVFLGFVLALCFLDETYAPVILVHKAAVLRRQTHNWGIHAKQDEVEVEFIELVRNNFTRPLKMLITEPILLLVSLYISFVYGLMYALLGAYPVVFQQVYGMNIGVGGLAFIGLIIGELVGGAYVLTLQGSYRRKLEANHGQPVPEWRLTPAIVGSVAFSAGLFWFGWCGYRDDVHWMAPVASGVLTGLGIFCIFLQCFNYIVDCYPTFAASTIAANTILRSALGCAFPLFSRQMMENLGVQWAGTLLGCIAAAMIPIPVLFRMYGPWLRQKSKLACASVYSPQKKGDV